In the Roseofilum casamattae BLCC-M143 genome, GATGCAAATAATCGTAAGAGAAGTAACACATTGTGGTTCAAGACAACAACGAATAGTGGCGATCCAACCAGCGGTGATTACTATGGTACAGGAAGTAGCGCCCGAGGGCTGTTCTATATTAATGCGTTAAAAGGAACTATTCCTGGAGAACAACCTCTACTCGTTCCACTGTTGCAACTGCAAGTGACGACAAATACGCCTAGCGATACGAACGATTTTACCAGCAACAATATTGGAGGGAAATCTAATACGCAGAGTCAAAAGATCAACTGGATGCTGCCGGCTGGGGCAAATACCCAATATAACCTGGTCATGGCCACTGGAGACATCCCGGGACGACCTCAAGATAACAACGGCGGTTTTGGAAACTTCCCCCGCTTCTTGGAAAACTGGGGTCAGGGCAGCGATCAGAAAACGGTTACTATCTTAGGCTCGTTCATTCAACTGGTTCGTAGCTCTTACGCCAACGCTTCTTTCTTCCCGTATATACCGAACAGTCAAGATGGTATTACCTATGGAGGGATTGAGGATCGAGACGGAACGTTGTTTGGCTACACGCAAGCCTATTCAACGGGTAACAATGTAATTAAAAATAATAAAGGTCGATTGCCCTACTACTTCGCTCCCAAAAGAGCTTGGGGATTTGATGTGGCGCTGCTGACTCAGCAACCGGACTTGTTCTCGCAACAGTTCACGACTCCGCCAACAGCCGATCCCAACGAATTCTTCCGTCAAGTGAGCCGAGACGATGACTGGGTGAAAACCTTGCTCTGTGCGGCTCAAGAAACTGGCGGGTTCGATAATGCGGATGCGGGTTATGGAAGCAACTATACCTATGCTATTCCCCAAGACCAACGCCCGAGTACTTGCCCAGTTAAACCCAATTAAGCTAAAAATCTCTAGTTCAGTTCTACCACTTGTCTGAGGAAAAGCCATGTTTACCCCAAAGCTCAAAAACCTCCATCCCCCATCTCCCGATGCTGGGTTTACCCTGATTGAATCCGTGGTTGCGATCGTTCTTCTCAGCGTTATGCTAGTGGGTGTTGCTCCGGTTATCGTCCTCTCCACGGCAACCCGAGTTCAGGCACGGCGCGTCGAGATGGCAACGCAAGCTGCTCGAGCTTATGTGGATGGAGTCCGCTCTGGGGTAATTTTTCCTCCCTATATGGTAGTTGAACTTGATGAAACTACAGAGAAAACCGTCAGTGGCGAGACGATACAGGAATTTGATTCCCAGCGAGATGCGGTATTTTCTGCTGTACTTCCCCCTGCGGGGAATGCTCTAGGAACTTGCGTGGAACCAGGAACTAAGCCCAAAACACTCAAACCTGAAAATTATCCGTATTGCAATAATCCCAAGGAACCGAAAGCAGCCCCAACATCAGGAGCGGGTGCCAGCAGTTCCGATGTAAGCTTGTATTGTCTGGACTTAGATCTTGATGGTAAATGTACGGGTAGCAGTCATGGAGACTTAATCGTGCAAGCTTATCGCAGTTCGGGAGTACAAGACTCGAAAGCTTTGACAGCGGCGGAACTGAAAGGAACGATTAAACAGAAAAATGGCATTTCTGAAGATGAAAGCATGAGACAAGGCTATATCCTTGGATTGCGAGTGTATCGTGCTGATGCGTTTGATGGATCTGGAAACCTGAAAGCTGGCACTGCTCAGAGGTCTTATGGTGCAACGTGGGATAAGAAAGCTCCTTTAGTGGAAATGACGACTGAAATTAAAGGAACGGGAGAGGCAACATTTGACTCTCTCTGCGGCCGCCTCGGCGGGACGTGTTCTTAATACAGTACATCGATGTTGGTAAATTTGGAAAAATGGGTATTGGTGGGAGACTGATGATGAGAGATTTTTTGCAACGACTTTTATTCTACAACTGCAAATTACGGCGCGCATCCTTAAGTTCGGGATCTAAAGGTGGCTTTACTTTAATCGAGCTATTGGTGGCCCTGGTTGTGGCTTCAATTATGATTAGTACTCTGTTAGGGTTTATGGTTAATATCCTGACCACAGACCGTAGGGAACAGGCAAAGGCAACGACGGAACAGGAAATGCAAAGTGCTTTAGATTATATTGCTCGCGATTTAGAGCAAGCAGTATATATCTATGATGCGGAAGGTTTGCAAGAAATTACGAATGGCTATAGTACGACCACAGCCACCGGACAAAGTCAATTAGAGACCGATAGTGATGAGGTTTATAGAGTTCCCGTCTTGGTATTTTGGAAGCGAGATGTTTTGCGAGCCGACCAAACCATTAATGTCACCAAAAAGAAAGGTACAACAATTGGCTGTCTAGTCAAGTCAGATCTAAAACCATGCAACGACCAAGATTACCCGGTTTATTCGCTCGTGGCTTATTACCTGATGAAAGATAAAACATGCGGTGATAAATGGTCTTGTGCGGCTCGTATCGGTCGCTTTGAGATTCGCGATGGTATCCAAGATGCAGATGGGACAGTCCAAGATGGGACGCGCGATAGTGTTGACTACGATTTGTTTCCAAGTAAAGGATTTAAGCCATTTGTTCTGACCGGCAGTTTAGAAGCATCGATGAATAGCTGGGAGAAGGATGATGAAGCATTTGACAACAATGTTGAAGTTTTGATTGACTATATCGACCAAACAACGATCGCAGAGATGAACAACAGCGATAATCCCAAACATCGCAAGCAAGAAGATTGCCAAGGGGTGTTCGGTTTTGAAGATGATGATGCAAACAATAATCCGCAAATGGTTCCCAACTACGAAAACTATAGTCAAGATGGCATCACCTTAAATAAGGCAGCCCGAGATATGTTTAAGACGGGAAGTTTCTACGCTTGCGTTGATTCCAACCGCACTTTAGCTCGAGTCTTTATCCGAGGAAATAGTGTAGCGCGAATCGTTCGGAATGACCAAATTGCTACTCAAGCCAAGTATCGGGAGAACGCCTCAGCATTTTTTCCAACTGCGAGCATTCAAGTGCAAGGACGAGGATTGGTGAATCTGGAGAAAAATTAAGAGAAAATAGAAGGAGATTAGGGAGGATTTTATTATGCGATTATGGTGGATGGGTTGGTTGAAGTTACGCCAATCTGAGGTAGAAGGATTTACCTTAATTGAAGTTCTAGTAGCGATTGTCATTGTCGGAATTCTGAGTGCTATGGCCACGCCAACCTGGCTGGGTTTTGTTCGTCAGCAAAGGGTGAGTGCTATTAATGAAGATATTTCTCTGGCTTTGCGAAATGCTCAACAAAAAGCCAGAAGTACAAAAATTGCTCAGGCGGTGAGCGTACGCATTAATGATAGTGGATTGGCGCAAGTGGCGATTCATGAGAAAGGTGCCGATATTACTGAAATTAACAAGTTAGATGAGCCAACATGGACCAATTTGGGCAACGATAAGGGCGTTTCCGGAACAGATGTTTTGCTGTTCTCGAATTTAGTGCCTAATCTTTCGAGTAGTAAGAATATTAATACTTTAGATAAGAGTGTTAGTTCAGACACTTATCCGCAACCCATATCCAAGGATGATAAGGGACCGGTGACTATCGTTTTTAATCAGTTCGGTAGCCTAGATGGGGATGATGTTGCGGCACTTGAATTTGGAGTAAGGGGATTGGTGATTGGTGTAGGCGTACCAGCAGGGAGCAGCGCAACCAAACCAGTCAAGGATTCCGAGCGTTGTATCAAAGTAAAGACCTTATTGGGAGCAATGGAGTTGGGGATCGGAGAAGAGGAATGCAAACCGTGGCAATAGTTGTTACTGAGAGAATTGCCATGTTTCAATCGGGGCGATCGCTACGGAGTGATGGTCTGATAAAATACTGGCTAGACCTGCTCTGCATAGGCGAGATCCATGTCCGATCCTTCCATTTCTCCAGCCTCATTAACCTTTGCGGTTAGTTTAGATTCGGATGCTCTAGAAACAGCAGCAAATGAGGTTCCGGCCGAACCGACTCCCCCTACGGTAACCGACGAACAACCGACAGAAGCCTCTGAAGAGACTTCAGAGATAGCAGAATCTCTAGAACCGCAGTTGGCTCCGGAACCGATTCTGTTAAAAGATATTCCCGTTCGCCTGAAGGCGGAAGGGTCTTATTTCCGTTTAATTTTACCTCCAGAAGGGGAACTCACTTGCACTTGGATGGAATTATCGCAACAAATTCAAGTGTTGTTGAAAGGGAGCGAGCTGCTGAAAAACCTGGGAGAAGCAACCGTTCCCCTGTATTTACTCGCCCGAGATCGACTGTTGGACAGCCGACAACTGCAAGGAATTTCCGATCTTCTGGCTCCTTTCCACCTGCAACTGGAGCGAGTTGAAACCCAGCGCCGACAAACGGCGATCGCGGCAGTAACTTGCGGTTATAGTGTGGAGCAAATGAGTGCCAGCGATCCGCTCAAAACCAATAGTTCGCCGACAGTGAGATTGCAAGAAGATCCGCTCTATTTGCAAACCACTTTGCGATCGGGGGTGGAAATTCGTCACCCAGGAACCATTATCATTCAAGGAGATATTAACCCAGGAGCCTCGGCGATCGCCGATGGTGATATCCTCGTGTGGGGACGGTTGCGCGGAGTGGCTCATGCCGGTTCCGCTGGCAATCCCAACTGCACGATTATGGCTCTGGATATGGAACCGACTCAAATTCGCATTGCCGGACAAGTGGCTCGTACTCCCAAACATTCCTTACCTAAACCTTATCCAGAAGTTGCTTATGCCACTCCCGAAGGAATCCGCCTTGCCGCTGCGATGGATTTTCCCAAAGTCCGCTATGCTTTAGTCACTGACCAAGAAGAAGTTTAAGCCAGATCTCGATCATGAGTCGTATTATTGTCGTTACATCAGGCAAGGGAGGGGTGGGAAAAACCACCTGTACCGCGAATTTAGGAATGGCTCTCGCTCAACGAGGACGGCGGGTGGTACTCGTCGATGCCGATTTTGGGTTGAGAAACTTAGATTTACTCCTGGGTTTGGAAAACCGCATTGTCTATACAGCGGTGGAAGTAATTGCTGGAGAGTGCCGACTGGAGCAAGCTTTGGTGCGAGATAAGCGTCAATCGAAGCTGGTGCTCTTACCCGCCGCGCAAAATCGGACCAAAGATGCCATCACTCCCGAGCAAATGGCGAAATTGATCCATCGCTTGCGACCGAACTTCGATTACGCGATTGTAGACTGTCCGGCCGGGATTGAAATGGGATTCCAAAATGCGATCGCCGCCGCGGAAGAAGCGGTCATTGTCACTACCCCAGAAATTGCGGCCGTACGCGATGCCGACCGCGTCATCGGTCTCTTGGAAGCCAATAATATCAGTAAAATTCGCTTAATTGTGAATCGGATTCGACCGAATATGATTCAGTCGAATGATATGATGTCGGTTCAGGACGTGCAAGAAATTTTGGCGATTCCGTTACTCGGGATTATTCCCGATGACGAACGAGTCATTATCTCGACTAACCGAGGAGAACCCTTAACTCTCTCTGGTGCTGGAGAGTCCTCCCTACCGGGTATGGCCTATGGCAATATTGC is a window encoding:
- the hpsB gene encoding hormogonium polysaccharide secretion pseudopilin HpsB translates to MFTPKLKNLHPPSPDAGFTLIESVVAIVLLSVMLVGVAPVIVLSTATRVQARRVEMATQAARAYVDGVRSGVIFPPYMVVELDETTEKTVSGETIQEFDSQRDAVFSAVLPPAGNALGTCVEPGTKPKTLKPENYPYCNNPKEPKAAPTSGAGASSSDVSLYCLDLDLDGKCTGSSHGDLIVQAYRSSGVQDSKALTAAELKGTIKQKNGISEDESMRQGYILGLRVYRADAFDGSGNLKAGTAQRSYGATWDKKAPLVEMTTEIKGTGEATFDSLCGRLGGTCS
- the hpsC gene encoding hormogonium polysaccharide secretion pseudopilin HpsC, giving the protein MMRDFLQRLLFYNCKLRRASLSSGSKGGFTLIELLVALVVASIMISTLLGFMVNILTTDRREQAKATTEQEMQSALDYIARDLEQAVYIYDAEGLQEITNGYSTTTATGQSQLETDSDEVYRVPVLVFWKRDVLRADQTINVTKKKGTTIGCLVKSDLKPCNDQDYPVYSLVAYYLMKDKTCGDKWSCAARIGRFEIRDGIQDADGTVQDGTRDSVDYDLFPSKGFKPFVLTGSLEASMNSWEKDDEAFDNNVEVLIDYIDQTTIAEMNNSDNPKHRKQEDCQGVFGFEDDDANNNPQMVPNYENYSQDGITLNKAARDMFKTGSFYACVDSNRTLARVFIRGNSVARIVRNDQIATQAKYRENASAFFPTASIQVQGRGLVNLEKN
- a CDS encoding pilus assembly FimT family protein, with product MRLWWMGWLKLRQSEVEGFTLIEVLVAIVIVGILSAMATPTWLGFVRQQRVSAINEDISLALRNAQQKARSTKIAQAVSVRINDSGLAQVAIHEKGADITEINKLDEPTWTNLGNDKGVSGTDVLLFSNLVPNLSSSKNINTLDKSVSSDTYPQPISKDDKGPVTIVFNQFGSLDGDDVAALEFGVRGLVIGVGVPAGSSATKPVKDSERCIKVKTLLGAMELGIGEEECKPWQ
- the minC gene encoding septum site-determining protein MinC encodes the protein MSDPSISPASLTFAVSLDSDALETAANEVPAEPTPPTVTDEQPTEASEETSEIAESLEPQLAPEPILLKDIPVRLKAEGSYFRLILPPEGELTCTWMELSQQIQVLLKGSELLKNLGEATVPLYLLARDRLLDSRQLQGISDLLAPFHLQLERVETQRRQTAIAAVTCGYSVEQMSASDPLKTNSSPTVRLQEDPLYLQTTLRSGVEIRHPGTIIIQGDINPGASAIADGDILVWGRLRGVAHAGSAGNPNCTIMALDMEPTQIRIAGQVARTPKHSLPKPYPEVAYATPEGIRLAAAMDFPKVRYALVTDQEEV
- the minD gene encoding septum site-determining protein MinD is translated as MSRIIVVTSGKGGVGKTTCTANLGMALAQRGRRVVLVDADFGLRNLDLLLGLENRIVYTAVEVIAGECRLEQALVRDKRQSKLVLLPAAQNRTKDAITPEQMAKLIHRLRPNFDYAIVDCPAGIEMGFQNAIAAAEEAVIVTTPEIAAVRDADRVIGLLEANNISKIRLIVNRIRPNMIQSNDMMSVQDVQEILAIPLLGIIPDDERVIISTNRGEPLTLSGAGESSLPGMAYGNIARRLEGEKVPYLDLFAPEGNFFSRLFQRFRK